The genome window GAGAGACAACCCCTTCCGTCGAGGTTCCGGTTGGCGACTTCTTCGCCAGCACCTACACCAACTTCAACACCTTCCGTCCGATCGACTCCCTTCCCATCTGCGTCAATCCGGGCAACGCCTTCAACTGCTACTGGGAGATGCCCTTCCGCAAGCACTGCAAGATCACCATGGAGAACATCGGCTTCGAGGCCATGACCATTTTCTACCAGATCAACTACACCCTCACAGAGGTGCCTGCTGACGCGGCATACTTCCATGCCCAGTTCCGCCGCACCAACCCTCTGCCTTACAAGGAAGTTTATACCCTCCTTGACGGGGTGCAGGGCCAGGGTCACTACGTGGGCACCTACATGGCCTGGCAGGTGAACAACAACGGATGGTGGGGCGAAGGCGAGATCAAGTTCTACATGGATGGCGACCTGCCCGGCGGGGTTGCCGGCCGCAACATCAAGGAGCATGGCGGCGAGTGCTATCCCACGATCTGCGGCACCGGGACAGAGGACTACTTCTGCGGCTCATACAACTTCGAGAACAAGGGGACCAAGCAATACCAGGAATTCTCCACCGCCTATGCCGGCATGCCTCACGTGGTGCGCCCCGATGGAACCTACCAGTCGAACACGCGCTTCAGCCTCTACCGCTGGCACATCATGGATCCCGTGCGATTCCAGAAGGATCTGGGCGTGACCATCCAATCGCTCGGATGGCGGGCCGGCGGTCGCTACCTACCCAATCAGGACGACATGTCCTCCGTCGCCTTCTGGTACCAGAGCGAACCCCACGTCTCATTCCCGAAACTGCCGGAGCGCGACCAGTTGGAAATCATCTAAGGAGCCGGGGGAATATCGGCTTGCCTATTGGGGGCTCCCTGCCGGATCCGAAGATGTGTAGCGAGTGCGAAGGCCGACGGCGCGGTAGATGTCGCCGCGGAGGTCCCAGGGTTTGCCGGTCGCGGTGGCGGAGATGGCGCAGGTGTAGCCGATGCAGATCCGGTTGTGGAAATCGCAGAAACCCTCGCTGCCGCCCAGGCCGCCGCTGCTGAAGCGCGTTCCGGAGCGTTTCGGGCCGGAGAAGCGGTGTGCGGCCGTCCTGCGGTAGCAGGCCTTGTTCATGTTCTCGAAGTTGTAGTTCTCCTTGCCGTCGTAGACGGTGACAATGCGTTTCATCTCG of bacterium contains these proteins:
- a CDS encoding DUF2961 domain-containing protein; the protein is MNTTFNGLGMNLGNLSRLSAAQSRSISAENPTGAKGQGGRHVDPDHGCSRDLGTGWKVRPCTSIQPGETLVLADVDGPGAIQQIWMTPTGNYRFTILRFYWDGETTPSVEVPVGDFFASTYTNFNTFRPIDSLPICVNPGNAFNCYWEMPFRKHCKITMENIGFEAMTIFYQINYTLTEVPADAAYFHAQFRRTNPLPYKEVYTLLDGVQGQGHYVGTYMAWQVNNNGWWGEGEIKFYMDGDLPGGVAGRNIKEHGGECYPTICGTGTEDYFCGSYNFENKGTKQYQEFSTAYAGMPHVVRPDGTYQSNTRFSLYRWHIMDPVRFQKDLGVTIQSLGWRAGGRYLPNQDDMSSVAFWYQSEPHVSFPKLPERDQLEII